A single Tuberibacillus sp. Marseille-P3662 DNA region contains:
- a CDS encoding ABC transporter ATP-binding protein — protein sequence MSEWIVRTNQLTKKLGGQRAVNNVNLEIEKGEIYGFLGPNGAGKTTTIRMLLGLMRPSSGSIHIFGQDLKEEKVNILGQVGSLVESPSYYGHLTAKENLEALRQIYGVPKSRIDEVLKIVRLSKDANRPVKGFSLGMKQRLGIAASLLGNPELLILDEPTNGLDPSGIQEIRELIKRMPEQFGISVIVSSHLLSEIDHMATKVGIITNGSLIFQDSIDVLRKKASSQISLAVDHGEKAWQSLLSQGYTADYEDGRVLLDSTDDQLVAQIVSHLAAKQFSIYRVEEQKMSLEDIFLDITKEANSL from the coding sequence GTGAGTGAATGGATTGTCAGAACGAATCAATTAACGAAAAAATTAGGCGGACAACGGGCCGTGAATAACGTCAATCTTGAAATAGAAAAGGGTGAAATTTATGGTTTTCTTGGTCCGAATGGTGCTGGGAAAACAACGACGATCCGGATGTTATTAGGACTCATGCGTCCATCATCAGGTTCCATCCATATCTTTGGTCAAGATTTAAAAGAGGAGAAAGTTAATATTTTAGGTCAAGTGGGATCATTAGTTGAATCGCCATCCTATTATGGTCATCTGACAGCGAAAGAGAATTTAGAAGCTTTAAGACAGATATATGGCGTTCCAAAGTCAAGAATCGATGAGGTATTAAAGATCGTCCGTTTATCAAAGGACGCCAATCGTCCTGTCAAAGGCTTTTCTTTAGGCATGAAGCAGCGGCTTGGGATTGCAGCATCCTTGCTTGGGAATCCCGAATTGTTGATTTTGGATGAACCGACCAATGGGCTTGATCCATCAGGTATTCAAGAAATCCGTGAACTGATTAAACGTATGCCCGAGCAGTTCGGTATATCTGTTATTGTATCTAGTCATTTACTGAGTGAAATCGATCATATGGCGACTAAGGTTGGCATTATCACGAACGGATCGCTGATATTCCAAGATTCGATTGATGTTCTTCGCAAAAAGGCGTCCAGTCAAATATCCCTTGCTGTCGATCATGGTGAGAAAGCATGGCAGTCATTATTATCCCAAGGCTATACAGCTGACTATGAAGACGGGCGAGTCTTATTGGATTCGACTGATGATCAATTAGTCGCTCAAATTGTTTCGCATTTGGCGGCCAAACAATTTTCGATCTACCGTGTTGAAGAACAAAAAATGTCGCTTGAAGATATCTTCCTTGATATTACAAAGGAGGCGAACAGTCTATGA
- a CDS encoding HAMP domain-containing sensor histidine kinase, with protein sequence MKFRKSLLAKYLFIICIAVFLIPFAYPLISFIAYSPIWAANEVQKEEDYPNGNELEDMWHQEAEKLSGATSRQINQRLHELKDKYADASIFWVNSGGDTQLQLPKQKAIPDHWSASYMADFMKGSRGYDADPFTIVAFIGGKSDNGFVVFQLPRRFLNDSPHNLQYVFLASFAVVLIVFIFLSWLFFNRIRKRLLHLKQAMDKRKENGIPEHVTIYKKDEIGDLEASFNRMTDELEDSRAREQEEEQLRRQLIANLSHDLRTPLTTIRGHAYALKKEDISDEAHESLDLIDHKISYLGQLIDNLLSYTLLSAGKYPYHPENVDVIRIVRSAIATWYPVFENEGVEVNVNLPENAIHWYADPQWLERILDNLLQNILRHASDGKYLGLQAKETQDGLQLVIEDKGTGLSNESDEEGVGIGLSIVSLMLKEMGLTWTIESDENGTTMTLSKRAASE encoded by the coding sequence ATGAAATTTAGAAAATCGTTGTTAGCCAAGTATTTATTCATCATTTGTATCGCTGTTTTTCTTATTCCATTTGCCTATCCGTTGATCTCGTTCATCGCTTACTCTCCAATTTGGGCGGCGAATGAAGTACAAAAAGAGGAAGATTATCCGAATGGCAATGAACTCGAAGACATGTGGCATCAGGAAGCGGAGAAACTATCAGGAGCCACGTCTAGACAGATTAATCAAAGGTTACACGAGCTTAAAGATAAGTATGCCGATGCATCGATATTCTGGGTGAATTCGGGTGGTGATACGCAATTACAACTGCCAAAGCAAAAGGCTATCCCGGATCACTGGTCGGCATCATATATGGCTGATTTTATGAAAGGCAGCAGGGGTTATGATGCTGATCCCTTTACGATCGTTGCCTTTATAGGAGGAAAGTCTGACAACGGCTTTGTGGTATTTCAACTGCCGCGCCGGTTTCTTAATGATTCACCACATAACCTTCAGTATGTGTTTTTGGCTAGTTTTGCGGTTGTTCTGATTGTATTTATCTTTTTATCTTGGCTATTCTTTAACCGGATACGGAAACGTCTGCTTCATCTCAAACAAGCGATGGACAAGCGGAAAGAGAACGGCATTCCAGAGCATGTGACCATTTACAAAAAAGACGAAATCGGAGATCTGGAGGCCTCCTTCAATCGGATGACGGATGAGTTAGAAGATAGTCGGGCTAGGGAGCAAGAAGAAGAACAATTGCGCCGCCAGCTGATCGCTAATTTATCTCATGACTTGAGGACACCGTTAACGACGATTCGTGGTCATGCTTATGCTTTGAAAAAAGAAGATATATCGGATGAAGCTCATGAATCACTCGATTTGATCGATCATAAAATCAGTTATTTAGGACAGTTAATCGACAATTTACTGTCCTATACGCTGCTTTCCGCCGGAAAATATCCCTATCATCCCGAAAATGTTGATGTCATTCGTATTGTCCGCTCAGCTATTGCGACTTGGTATCCCGTCTTTGAGAATGAAGGCGTAGAGGTTAATGTTAACCTGCCCGAGAACGCAATTCACTGGTATGCTGATCCACAATGGCTCGAGCGAATCTTGGACAATCTTTTGCAAAATATTCTCCGACATGCTTCTGATGGGAAGTACCTTGGCCTTCAAGCCAAAGAAACTCAGGATGGACTGCAGCTGGTTATTGAAGACAAGGGGACAGGCCTCAGTAATGAATCTGATGAAGAAGGTGTGGGCATCGGACTTTCAATTGTTTCGCTTATGCTTAAAGAAATGGGATTAACTTGGACCATTGAGTCGGACGAAAATGGCACGACAATGACACTATCAAAACGGGCAGCCTCTGAGTAA